A genomic region of Mycobacterium senriense contains the following coding sequences:
- a CDS encoding TetR/AcrR family transcriptional regulator translates to MPSASRSSADQVRRRPKDRKVQIARAATDAFSELGYHAVSMENIAARVGISAAALYRHSQGKYDLFRDVFLALGQQLVDATAFADALPADGDPEEQLHALTAALIDTTIVNRTAGGLYRWEGRYLRGDDQRALAEQIKLINRRLQRPLMRLRPKLTSRQRWILSAATLSVIGSITDHRSRLGNAEIRAALADIATAVLQAELPSQRGRGSEQPRSSTLTSAAGSYELLLHESMRLFNERGYRETGMEDIAAVVGIPVASIYQYFPGKAAILAVYYRRAADQLSGDLSSILATNADPEQALAQLIEAYVTRSFANPELACVYYTERHNLPDTDAVLLYNIQRSTVESWASLAVAANPELTLGRARYAVHAAFALAVDTGRLVYPNTSAAASLTVRRLMEVTVLGRPAAPARHGSRGGRQRH, encoded by the coding sequence ATGCCGTCGGCTAGCCGCTCGTCCGCAGATCAGGTAAGGCGGCGCCCGAAGGACCGGAAGGTCCAGATCGCCCGCGCCGCCACCGATGCGTTCAGCGAGTTGGGCTATCACGCGGTCAGCATGGAGAACATCGCGGCGCGGGTGGGAATCTCCGCGGCCGCGTTGTACCGCCACTCGCAGGGCAAATACGACCTGTTCCGCGACGTCTTCCTGGCGCTGGGGCAGCAACTCGTCGACGCCACGGCCTTCGCGGACGCTTTGCCCGCCGATGGCGATCCCGAGGAACAACTCCACGCGCTCACGGCTGCGCTCATCGACACCACGATCGTCAACCGCACCGCCGGCGGACTGTATCGGTGGGAGGGCCGCTACCTGCGTGGCGATGATCAGCGCGCTCTGGCCGAACAGATCAAACTGATCAACCGCCGCCTGCAGCGTCCGCTGATGCGGCTGCGGCCGAAATTGACGTCGCGGCAACGCTGGATCTTGTCGGCGGCCACCCTGAGTGTCATCGGCAGCATCACCGATCACCGGTCCCGCCTGGGTAATGCCGAGATCCGCGCGGCGCTGGCCGATATCGCCACGGCGGTGTTGCAAGCCGAGTTGCCGAGCCAGCGCGGTCGCGGATCCGAGCAGCCGCGGTCGTCGACGCTGACCAGCGCCGCCGGAAGTTATGAGCTTCTGTTGCACGAGTCGATGCGCCTGTTCAATGAGCGCGGCTATCGCGAAACCGGAATGGAAGACATCGCCGCAGTGGTCGGCATACCGGTCGCCAGCATCTATCAGTACTTTCCGGGAAAGGCCGCCATCCTGGCGGTCTATTACCGGCGCGCCGCCGACCAACTCTCCGGCGACCTGTCCAGCATCCTGGCCACCAACGCCGACCCGGAACAGGCGCTCGCGCAACTCATCGAGGCCTATGTCACCCGGTCATTCGCCAACCCCGAACTGGCCTGCGTGTACTACACCGAGCGTCACAACCTGCCCGACACAGACGCGGTGCTGCTCTACAACATTCAGCGCTCCACCGTCGAATCCTGGGCCAGCCTCGCCGTCGCGGCCAACCCCGAGCTCACCCTGGGCCGCGCCCGCTATGCCGTGCACGCCGCGTTCGCGCTCGCGGTGGACACCGGCCGCCTGGTCTACCCCAACACCAGTGCGGCCGCGAGCCTCACGGTGCGCCGGCTGATGGAGGTCACGGTGCTGGGACGACCGGCAGCGCCAGCGCGTCATGGCTCCCGGGGCGGCCGGCAGCGGCACTGA
- a CDS encoding PE family protein gives MTLRVIPEGLAATSAAVDAITAQLAAAHAAAAPVVSVVVPPAADPVSLAAAAVFSERGSQHSAAAAKGVEVLGRAGLGVSLAGVNYVAGDTAAASTYLGAG, from the coding sequence ATGACGCTGCGAGTTATTCCCGAGGGCCTGGCCGCGACCAGCGCGGCGGTCGACGCGATCACCGCTCAGCTGGCGGCGGCGCATGCGGCCGCGGCCCCGGTGGTCTCGGTGGTGGTTCCGCCGGCGGCCGACCCCGTATCCCTGGCGGCCGCCGCGGTGTTCAGCGAACGCGGCAGCCAGCATTCGGCCGCGGCGGCCAAGGGTGTCGAAGTCTTGGGACGGGCCGGGTTGGGGGTGAGTCTGGCCGGCGTCAACTACGTCGCCGGCGATACGGCGGCCGCGTCGACCTATCTGGGCGCAGGCTGA